The window GGCCATAGCAGAGGCGGCAAGATGTGTGGACTGCGAACTCTGCATAGATGCCTGCCCGGCAAAAATGGATATTCCGAGATACATAGAGAGTATCTTCAAGAACGATACAAAAGAGGGCGTCGAATGGATGTATAGGACCAATCCTTTGCCGTCGATTTGTGGGCGCGTCTGTACCCACAAGTGTGAGACTGTCTGTTCAATAGGCAACAGGGGAGAGCCCGTTGCTATAAGATGGCTGAAGAGATATCTCATGGATCAGGAGAAGACGGAAGACGTTATAAGATACGCGAAAGAACAAGAGATAATCAAAAAGGGAAGCGGCAGAGTTGCGATAATAGGCGGTGGTCCGGCCGGCCTGTCTGCCGCATACTACCTTTCGCTTATGGGTTACTCTGTTACAGTTTATGAAAGTAAAGAGCATGCGGGCGGTGTCATGAGGTACGGTATACCACGCTATCGTCTCCCAGATGAAGCACTGGATGGAGACATAAAAGTAATAGAAGCCTTGGGTGTGAAGATCGAATGCGGCAAGACAGTTGGCAGGGATATCACTGTAGAACAGCTTCATGAGAAGTTCGATGCGGTTTTTCTCGGAACGGGGTTCATTAAGGGAAGAAGCACCGGAGTCAAAGGAGCTGACAGCGAAGGGGTTTTGATGGCAATGCCTCTTCTAGAATCTATTCGCGATTATCTCAGAGGGGATTCAAGCAAGAAACCGGAGGTGCCGGAAAGCCTCGTCGTGATAGGTGGAGGCAACGTTGCAATGGACGTGGCTCGAAGTGTTGCCCGTCTACAGAAAATGGAAGGAATGCCGGTAGATGTCAAAGTAACATGCCTCGAATCCTCGGATGAGATGCCAGCCGACCTTGAGGAGATAGTGGAAGGAAGGGAAGAGGGAATAAAGTACTTTCCCAGTCGGGGCCCGAAGGAGGTTTGTCTAGAGGGCGGCAAAGTCTTCGGATTATCTACCATTGCCTGTACAGCAGTCTTTGATAAAGACGGAAGATTCAACCCAAGATTCGATGAAAGCGACGAAAGTATGATCGAAGGAAAAATGATTGTT is drawn from Mesotoga sp. BH458_6_3_2_1 and contains these coding sequences:
- a CDS encoding FAD-dependent oxidoreductase; translated protein: MSVYDGFKKTFWGPTIAWKRLFTKPVTIKVPQVYREAAERYRGFHVNDWDKCSGCGTCAKICPTDAIKMVAVDITVDIGKKAQRPAIDYGRCSFCGICVDICTTGSLNMTREYIHISDDPDSFFFLPDETGIHHDTPPIGYSRDENSELLDLERVEMEELPGEERVQSFVEFVKGFSREQAIAEAARCVDCELCIDACPAKMDIPRYIESIFKNDTKEGVEWMYRTNPLPSICGRVCTHKCETVCSIGNRGEPVAIRWLKRYLMDQEKTEDVIRYAKEQEIIKKGSGRVAIIGGGPAGLSAAYYLSLMGYSVTVYESKEHAGGVMRYGIPRYRLPDEALDGDIKVIEALGVKIECGKTVGRDITVEQLHEKFDAVFLGTGFIKGRSTGVKGADSEGVLMAMPLLESIRDYLRGDSSKKPEVPESLVVIGGGNVAMDVARSVARLQKMEGMPVDVKVTCLESSDEMPADLEEIVEGREEGIKYFPSRGPKEVCLEGGKVFGLSTIACTAVFDKDGRFNPRFDESDESMIEGKMIVEAIGQAPDYDYLPESIREKIQFIRGRILVNEKGQTDLPWLFAGGDIVNGPDIIHGVADGHKAAVGIDEFLSKGVK